A window from Deltaproteobacteria bacterium GWC2_65_14 encodes these proteins:
- a CDS encoding di-trans,poly-cis-decaprenylcistransferase: MTSGEPRASALPRHVAVIMDGNGRWAKLRGLPRVEGHRTGIRSVRAVVECARELRIPFLTLYAFSSENWGRPRAEVAILMELLGQFLTKELPDLRKHQIRLCAIGEIRLLPDAVRKTLEKTVSATAEHREMTLTLALSYAGRNEVVRAARRLAEEAVAGRISPEEISEELFASRLDTAGIPDPDLVIRTSGELRISNFLLWQSAYAEYVFADALWPDFGKAEFLAALEEYSRRDRRFGLTGGQTGGDSPEGG; the protein is encoded by the coding sequence ATGACCAGCGGTGAACCCCGCGCATCCGCCCTGCCGCGCCACGTGGCCGTCATCATGGACGGCAACGGGCGGTGGGCGAAGCTGCGGGGGCTCCCCCGCGTGGAAGGGCACAGAACGGGGATCCGGTCGGTGCGGGCCGTGGTGGAGTGCGCCCGGGAGCTCCGGATCCCCTTCCTGACCCTGTACGCCTTCTCCTCGGAGAACTGGGGGAGGCCCAGGGCCGAGGTGGCGATCCTGATGGAGCTGCTCGGGCAGTTCCTCACGAAGGAGCTCCCGGATCTCCGGAAGCACCAAATCCGCCTGTGCGCCATCGGGGAGATCCGGCTTCTCCCCGACGCGGTCCGCAAGACGCTGGAGAAGACGGTCTCCGCGACGGCGGAGCACCGGGAGATGACGCTCACCCTGGCCCTCTCCTACGCGGGACGCAACGAGGTGGTCCGCGCGGCGAGACGGCTTGCGGAGGAGGCCGTCGCGGGAAGGATCTCCCCCGAAGAGATCTCCGAGGAGCTCTTCGCCTCCCGGCTCGACACGGCCGGCATTCCCGACCCGGATCTCGTGATCCGCACCAGCGGCGAGCTCCGGATCAGCAACTTCCTGCTCTGGCAGTCGGCCTACGCCGAGTACGTGTTCGCCGACGCCCTGTGGCCGGACTTCGGGAAGGCGGAATTCCTCGCCGCGCTCGAGGAGTATTCCCGCCGGGACCGGCGCTTCGGACTGACCGGCGGCCAGACCGGCGGCGATTCCCCGGAAGGCGGGTAA